A stretch of the Archangium violaceum genome encodes the following:
- a CDS encoding tetratricopeptide repeat protein gives MFRSLALSIVLSGTLGVAHEAPKQTAPTKEAEKAEAFFGHEELVRQFKLHEKGCKKGDSMECFNLGLSYAQGVGVARDEARAATFFKKACDKGYLDACNNLGIAYAEGVGVKKDPKQAVTLFEKSCKADDAKGCFNTGRAYASGLGVEKDPARAATAFEKACGRGHADGCFSLGIAYANGNGVNKDPARAATLLSQACDAGNMPACNSAGVSYMAGNGVTRDMKRAVTLFEKACDAGVAGGCLNLGIAHKQGNGVAKNPERSRELIQKACGLGLAPACQALGTAPKAP, from the coding sequence ATGTTCCGTTCGCTCGCCCTGTCCATCGTCCTGTCGGGGACGTTGGGTGTCGCACATGAAGCGCCGAAGCAGACGGCACCGACGAAGGAGGCCGAGAAGGCGGAGGCGTTCTTCGGCCATGAGGAGCTGGTCCGCCAGTTCAAGCTCCACGAGAAGGGCTGCAAGAAGGGCGACTCGATGGAGTGCTTCAACCTGGGCCTGTCCTATGCGCAGGGCGTGGGCGTGGCCAGGGATGAAGCTCGCGCGGCCACCTTCTTCAAGAAGGCGTGCGACAAGGGTTACCTGGATGCCTGCAACAACCTCGGCATCGCCTACGCGGAAGGCGTGGGGGTGAAGAAGGATCCGAAGCAGGCCGTCACCCTGTTCGAGAAGAGCTGCAAGGCGGATGATGCGAAGGGTTGCTTCAACACCGGCCGGGCCTACGCATCGGGGCTCGGGGTGGAGAAGGATCCGGCGCGGGCCGCCACCGCCTTCGAGAAGGCCTGCGGCCGGGGTCACGCCGATGGCTGCTTCAGCCTCGGCATCGCCTACGCGAACGGCAATGGGGTGAACAAGGATCCGGCACGCGCCGCGACGCTCCTCTCACAGGCCTGCGACGCGGGGAACATGCCCGCCTGCAACAGCGCTGGCGTGTCCTATATGGCGGGCAACGGCGTGACGCGGGACATGAAGCGGGCCGTCACTCTCTTCGAGAAGGCCTGCGACGCGGGCGTGGCCGGTGGCTGTCTCAACCTCGGCATCGCCCACAAGCAGGGGAACGGGGTGGCGAAGAACCCCGAGCGTTCCCGGGAGCTCATCCAGAAGGCGTGCGGGCTCGGGCTCGCTCCCGCCTGTCAGGCGCTCGGGACCGCTCCGAAGGCTCCTTGA